A genomic stretch from Streptomyces venezuelae ATCC 10712 includes:
- the opcA gene encoding glucose-6-phosphate dehydrogenase assembly protein OpcA — translation MKTDLTDTTSSKINKALVLGRRAIGTPAVGMVLTLVIVTDEENAYDALKAANEASREHPSRTLVVIKRVSRSPRDRSKARLDAEVRLGADASTGETVVLRLYGEVGDHAQSVVLPLLLPDAPVVVWWPVNSPTDPAKDPLGALAQRRVTDTYAAEQPIQELTARADAYTPGDTDLSWTRITPWRSMLAAALDQVVCEVTSAEVEGEEFNPSVELLAMWLAERLKVPVRRSKSAGPGLTSVRMETNAGPIVLDRPDGSLATLSIQGQPDRAVALKRRETAELIAEELRRLDPDDTYATALKFGLERLDEEASTTAPEVAAEPVTEPAPAAKPAAKKAPAKKAAAK, via the coding sequence ATGAAGACCGACCTGACGGACACCACGTCCTCCAAGATCAACAAGGCGCTGGTGCTCGGGCGGCGGGCGATCGGCACGCCGGCCGTCGGCATGGTGCTCACCCTCGTCATCGTCACCGACGAGGAGAACGCCTACGACGCGCTGAAGGCCGCGAACGAGGCGTCCCGCGAGCACCCCTCGCGGACCCTCGTCGTCATCAAGCGGGTCTCGCGCTCCCCGCGGGACCGCTCCAAGGCACGGCTCGACGCCGAGGTCCGCCTCGGCGCCGACGCCAGCACCGGCGAGACGGTGGTCCTCCGGCTGTACGGCGAGGTCGGCGACCACGCCCAGTCGGTGGTCCTGCCGCTGCTCCTGCCGGACGCGCCCGTCGTCGTCTGGTGGCCGGTGAACTCGCCGACCGACCCGGCGAAGGACCCGCTGGGCGCGCTCGCCCAGCGCCGGGTGACCGACACGTACGCCGCCGAGCAGCCCATCCAGGAGCTGACCGCGCGCGCGGACGCCTACACCCCGGGCGACACGGACCTCTCGTGGACCCGGATCACCCCGTGGCGTTCGATGCTCGCCGCCGCGCTCGACCAGGTCGTGTGCGAGGTGACCTCCGCCGAGGTCGAGGGCGAGGAGTTCAACCCGAGCGTCGAACTGCTCGCCATGTGGCTGGCGGAGCGGCTGAAGGTCCCGGTGCGCCGCTCGAAGTCGGCCGGCCCCGGTCTCACCTCCGTACGGATGGAGACCAACGCCGGGCCGATCGTCCTCGACCGGCCCGACGGCTCGCTCGCGACGCTCTCCATCCAGGGGCAGCCGGACCGTGCCGTGGCGCTCAAGCGCCGCGAGACGGCCGAGCTGATCGCCGAGGAGCTGCGCCGGCTCGACCCGGACGACACCTACGCGACCGCGCTCAAGTTCGGTCTCGAGCGGCTCGACGAGGAGGCGTCCACCACCGCGCCCGAGGTCGCCGCGGAGCCCGTCACCGAGCCGGCCCCGGCCGCCAAGCCGGCCGCGAAGAAGGCCCCGGCCAAGAAGGCGGCGGCCAAGTGA
- the pgl gene encoding 6-phosphogluconolactonase → MSTPQLVVHRDKELMAEAAAARLITKIVDAQAARGSASVVLTGGRNGNGLLAALGAAPARDAVDWSRLDLWWGDERFLPEGDPERNVTQAREALLDRVPLDPARVHAMPASDGPYGSDVDAAAAAYARELAAAAGPGDHGGVPTFDVLMLGVGPDTHVASLFPELPAVRETERTVVGVHGAPKPPPVRVSLTLPAIRAAKEVWLLAAGEDKAKAAAIALSGAGEVQAPAAGAYGRSRTLWLLDAAAASELPRSLYPPASA, encoded by the coding sequence GTGAGCACTCCCCAGCTGGTCGTGCACCGCGACAAGGAGCTGATGGCCGAGGCCGCGGCGGCCCGGCTGATCACGAAGATCGTGGACGCCCAGGCCGCCCGCGGCTCGGCCTCGGTGGTGCTCACCGGCGGCCGCAACGGCAACGGCCTGCTGGCCGCGCTCGGTGCGGCGCCCGCGCGGGACGCGGTCGACTGGTCGCGGCTCGACCTGTGGTGGGGCGACGAGCGCTTCCTGCCCGAGGGAGACCCCGAGCGGAACGTCACCCAGGCCAGGGAGGCGCTGCTCGACCGGGTGCCGCTCGACCCGGCCCGGGTGCACGCCATGCCGGCCTCGGACGGCCCGTACGGCTCCGACGTCGACGCGGCGGCCGCCGCGTACGCGCGGGAGCTGGCGGCCGCCGCGGGCCCCGGCGACCACGGCGGCGTGCCGACCTTCGACGTCCTGATGCTGGGCGTCGGGCCGGACACCCATGTGGCCTCGCTCTTCCCGGAGCTGCCCGCGGTCCGCGAGACCGAGCGCACGGTGGTCGGGGTGCACGGCGCGCCCAAGCCGCCGCCGGTCCGGGTCTCGCTGACCCTTCCGGCGATCCGGGCCGCCAAGGAGGTCTGGCTGCTCGCGGCCGGCGAGGACAAGGCGAAGGCGGCGGCGATCGCGCTGTCGGGCGCGGGAGAGGTGCAGGCCCCGGCGGCGGGCGCCTACGGCCGCTCGCGCACGCTGTGGCTGCTCGACGCGGCGGCGGCCTCGGAGCTGCCGCGGAGTCTGTACCCGCCGGCGTCCGCCTGA
- a CDS encoding PH domain-containing protein: MSVADDARVARDTDWLRLDPRTVLVRVVLFGGVLTGAALPVGFALSGSRPLGQAFAWVAAGFALALLADAAAETVRYRRTRYRVGTDRAELRTGLLVVQRRSLARERIRSVDLTANPLQRVLGLVKVRIGTGEHTGGGESTLELDLVTRAEGDRLRQELLTRAVTTPGDPDQDHTLAALDPRWIRYAPVSFVAPALGGAAAGAVMQVSEWFGAQGKVIDWIGDRFEDVSIPWMILSLALLATVAGAVGALGLWVEMWWNYRLEREPGGTLRVTRGLFTARSVSIEERRLRGIELVEPLGVRLFGAARVDAVATGLAKDDDDKHADLKNLLPAVERVVADRVAARVLREPEPPTGAPLAAHPRAARSRRLRRALWGVLGPVAVLALLGLFLTPVLLYVAAGCAVVLTPVAVLFALDAYRGLGHGVSGAYLVTRSGTVRRATVALQRSGVIGWTVRQSYFQRRAGVLTLTATTAAGAGAYDILDAGRSQGLTFAAEAVPDLLTPFLEPVPTPEARSTWASPRTKSGGR; this comes from the coding sequence ATGAGCGTGGCCGACGACGCGCGGGTGGCGCGGGACACCGACTGGCTCCGCCTCGATCCCCGCACCGTGCTCGTCCGCGTCGTGCTCTTCGGCGGGGTCCTCACCGGCGCCGCGCTGCCCGTCGGCTTCGCCCTTTCCGGGTCACGGCCGCTCGGGCAGGCCTTCGCCTGGGTCGCCGCGGGCTTCGCCCTCGCCCTGCTCGCCGACGCCGCCGCCGAGACCGTGCGCTACCGCCGCACCCGCTACCGCGTCGGCACCGACAGGGCCGAGCTGCGCACCGGGCTTCTGGTCGTCCAGCGCCGCTCGCTCGCCCGTGAGCGCATCCGCAGCGTCGACCTCACCGCCAACCCGCTCCAGCGCGTCCTCGGCCTCGTCAAGGTCCGCATCGGCACCGGTGAGCACACCGGCGGCGGCGAATCGACCCTCGAACTCGACCTGGTCACCCGGGCCGAGGGCGACCGGCTCCGCCAGGAACTGCTCACCCGGGCCGTCACCACCCCCGGGGACCCGGACCAGGACCACACCCTCGCCGCCCTCGACCCCCGCTGGATCCGCTACGCCCCCGTCTCCTTCGTCGCCCCCGCCCTCGGCGGCGCCGCGGCCGGCGCCGTCATGCAGGTCAGCGAGTGGTTCGGCGCCCAGGGGAAGGTCATCGACTGGATAGGGGACCGCTTCGAGGACGTCTCCATCCCCTGGATGATCCTCTCCCTGGCGCTGCTCGCCACCGTCGCGGGAGCCGTCGGCGCCCTCGGCCTCTGGGTCGAGATGTGGTGGAACTACCGCCTGGAGCGCGAGCCCGGCGGCACCCTGCGGGTCACCCGGGGCCTGTTCACCGCCCGCTCGGTCTCCATAGAGGAACGCAGGCTGCGCGGGATCGAGCTGGTCGAGCCGCTCGGTGTCCGGCTGTTCGGGGCGGCCCGGGTCGACGCCGTCGCCACCGGGCTCGCCAAGGACGACGACGACAAGCACGCCGACCTGAAGAACCTGCTGCCGGCCGTGGAGCGGGTCGTGGCCGACCGGGTCGCCGCCCGGGTGCTGCGCGAGCCCGAGCCGCCCACCGGGGCGCCCCTGGCCGCCCACCCGAGGGCCGCCCGCTCCAGGAGGCTGCGCCGGGCCCTGTGGGGCGTCCTGGGGCCCGTGGCGGTCCTCGCCCTCCTCGGGCTGTTCCTGACCCCGGTCCTGCTGTACGTGGCGGCCGGCTGCGCGGTGGTGCTCACCCCGGTCGCCGTGCTGTTCGCCCTCGACGCGTACCGCGGTCTCGGACACGGCGTCAGCGGCGCCTATCTGGTGACCCGTTCGGGCACGGTCCGGCGGGCCACCGTCGCCCTCCAGCGGTCCGGCGTCATCGGCTGGACCGTCAGGCAGTCGTACTTCCAGCGGCGGGCCGGGGTGCTGACCCTCACCGCCACCACGGCGGCCGGAGCGGGCGCGTACGACATCCTCGACGCGGGCCGCAGCCAGGGCCTGACCTTCGCCGCCGAGGCCGTGCCGGACCTCCTGACGCCCTTCCTGGAACCCGTACCGACGCCGGAGGCCCGGTCCACCTGGGCGTCCCCCCGGACGAAGTCCGGGGGGAGGTGA
- a CDS encoding PH domain-containing protein, whose amino-acid sequence MRGENAVRLRPPRNAVDERAVTWWRSQLLATTAVPVVVLAVLGAFIEPARFWLLVPAAAVAAVGLACTAFFPSWWFRVHRWEVTEDAVYVRSGAFWQEWRIAPMSRIQTVDTSRGPLEQAFRLATVTVTTASSKGALRIEGLDHELAADLAERLTAITQATPGDAT is encoded by the coding sequence ATGAGGGGGGAGAACGCGGTGCGGCTGCGGCCGCCCAGGAACGCCGTGGACGAGCGGGCCGTCACCTGGTGGCGGAGCCAACTCCTGGCGACCACCGCCGTACCGGTGGTGGTCCTCGCCGTCCTCGGCGCCTTCATCGAACCCGCCCGGTTCTGGCTGCTGGTCCCGGCCGCGGCCGTGGCGGCCGTCGGCCTCGCCTGCACCGCGTTCTTCCCCTCCTGGTGGTTCCGGGTACACCGCTGGGAGGTCACCGAGGACGCCGTGTACGTCCGCTCGGGGGCCTTCTGGCAGGAATGGCGGATCGCGCCGATGTCCCGCATCCAGACCGTGGACACCTCGCGAGGTCCGCTTGAGCAGGCCTTCCGGCTCGCCACGGTCACGGTGACCACGGCCTCCTCCAAGGGCGCCCTCCGGATCGAGGGCCTCGACCACGAACTGGCCGCCGATCTCGCCGAACGGCTCACCGCCATCACCCAGGCCACCCCCGGGGACGCCACATGA
- the pgi gene encoding glucose-6-phosphate isomerase: MNNEGRTRLNRLPEWAALGKHREQLGDAHLRDLFAADPERGTGYALRVGDLYLDYSKHLVTDETLTLLRELAAVTGVAELRDAMFRGEKINTTEDRAVLHTALRAPRDAVIEVDGENVVPGVHAVLDKMGGFADKVRAGEWTGHTGKPIKNVVNIGIGGSDLGPAMAYEVLRSFTQRDLTFRFVSNVDGADLHEAVRDLDAEETLFIVASKTFTTIETITNATSARNWLLTELRAGQEAVAKHFVALSTNAEKVEEFGIDTANMFEFWDWVGGRYSYDSAIGLSLMIAIGPERFREMLDGFHLVDEHFRTAPPEENAPLLLGLLGVWYGAFFDAQSHAVLPYSHYLSKFTAYLQQLDMESNGKSVDRQGNRVDWQTGPVVWGTPGTNGQHAYYQLIHQGTKVIPADFIGFAKPVADLLPGLVAQHDLLMANFFAQTQALAFGKTPEEVRAEGVPEELVPHKTFQGNHPTTTILADELTPSVLGQLIALYEHKVFVQGAVWNIDSFDQWGVELGKVLAKRIEPVLTDADGARAGEGLDSSTAGLVSAYRSLRGR, from the coding sequence ATGAACAACGAAGGCCGCACCAGGCTCAACCGGCTGCCCGAGTGGGCGGCCCTCGGCAAGCACCGTGAGCAGCTGGGCGACGCCCATCTGCGCGACCTGTTCGCCGCCGACCCGGAGCGTGGCACCGGCTACGCCCTGCGCGTCGGCGACCTCTACCTGGACTACTCCAAGCACCTCGTCACCGACGAGACGCTGACCCTCCTGCGCGAACTCGCCGCCGTCACCGGCGTCGCCGAGCTGCGCGACGCCATGTTCCGCGGCGAGAAGATCAACACCACCGAGGACCGGGCGGTCCTCCACACCGCGCTGCGCGCCCCGCGCGATGCCGTCATCGAGGTCGACGGGGAGAACGTCGTCCCCGGCGTGCACGCCGTCCTCGACAAGATGGGCGGCTTCGCCGACAAGGTCCGGGCGGGCGAGTGGACCGGCCACACCGGCAAGCCGATCAAGAACGTCGTCAACATCGGCATCGGCGGCTCCGACCTCGGCCCCGCCATGGCCTACGAGGTGCTGCGCTCCTTCACCCAGCGGGACCTGACGTTCCGTTTCGTCTCCAACGTCGACGGGGCCGACCTCCACGAGGCCGTCCGCGACCTCGACGCCGAGGAGACCCTGTTCATCGTTGCCTCGAAGACCTTCACCACCATCGAGACGATCACCAACGCCACCTCCGCCCGCAACTGGCTCCTCACCGAGCTGCGGGCCGGCCAGGAGGCCGTCGCCAAGCACTTCGTGGCCCTGTCGACCAATGCCGAGAAGGTCGAGGAGTTCGGCATCGACACCGCGAACATGTTCGAGTTCTGGGACTGGGTCGGCGGCCGCTACTCGTACGACTCCGCCATCGGCCTCTCCCTGATGATCGCCATCGGCCCGGAGCGCTTCCGCGAGATGCTCGACGGCTTCCACCTCGTCGACGAGCACTTCCGTACGGCCCCGCCCGAGGAGAACGCGCCGCTGCTGCTCGGCCTCCTCGGCGTCTGGTACGGCGCCTTCTTCGACGCCCAGTCGCACGCCGTCCTGCCGTACTCCCACTACCTCTCCAAGTTCACCGCCTACCTCCAGCAGCTCGACATGGAGTCCAACGGCAAGTCGGTGGACCGCCAAGGCAACCGGGTCGACTGGCAGACCGGACCCGTCGTCTGGGGCACCCCCGGCACCAACGGGCAGCACGCCTACTACCAGTTGATCCACCAGGGCACCAAGGTCATCCCGGCCGACTTCATCGGCTTCGCCAAGCCCGTCGCCGATCTGCTGCCCGGCCTCGTGGCCCAGCACGACCTGCTCATGGCCAACTTCTTCGCCCAGACCCAGGCGCTCGCCTTCGGCAAGACCCCCGAGGAGGTACGGGCCGAGGGCGTCCCCGAGGAGCTCGTCCCGCACAAGACCTTCCAGGGCAACCACCCGACCACCACGATCCTCGCCGACGAACTGACCCCGTCCGTCCTCGGCCAGCTGATCGCCCTCTACGAGCACAAGGTCTTCGTCCAGGGCGCCGTCTGGAACATCGACTCCTTCGATCAGTGGGGCGTCGAACTCGGCAAGGTCCTCGCCAAGCGGATCGAGCCCGTCCTGACGGACGCCGACGGGGCCCGGGCCGGCGAGGGGCTCGACAGCTCCACCGCCGGACTGGTCTCCGCCTACCGCTCGCTGCGCGGACGGTAG
- a CDS encoding MFS transporter produces MATPATTTPTTPSGKAVPAWRGGFGRLWTAAVVSRFGDSLRTAALPLLAASLTDDPLLIASVTACGYLPWLLFGLLGGAVADRVDQRRAMWAVDLVRGALMAAFAVAVALGHAAIALLLVLAFALTTLGTLFDNAATALLPSLVPTETLAAANARLMTGQQLAGGLLAAPLVPALLLAGPAVPYAADAATYVLAALLIASLRTGAPERPPRPAGSTLRAEMAEGLAVLRADRSLRWLCTATTLCNIGMGALVATLVVLVTDGLHAGNAGYAALLTAFAAGGVAGGFLARRLAERTGRVRAVFLAGTVQTGCLVLLGTVPVLEVSIGAMVVFGSMGTVWNVQQTTLMQERAPDGMLGRIAAAFRTLAVAGTPLGAVLGGAAAAGWGPLSPALVAAALFALAVASLAPLIN; encoded by the coding sequence ATGGCGACGCCCGCGACGACGACCCCGACGACCCCGAGCGGCAAGGCCGTGCCCGCGTGGCGCGGTGGATTCGGGCGGCTCTGGACGGCCGCGGTCGTCTCCCGCTTCGGCGACTCGCTGCGCACCGCCGCGCTGCCCCTGCTCGCCGCCTCCCTCACCGACGACCCCCTCCTCATCGCCTCCGTCACCGCCTGCGGCTACCTGCCCTGGCTGCTCTTCGGACTGCTCGGCGGGGCCGTCGCCGACCGCGTCGACCAGCGGCGGGCCATGTGGGCCGTCGACCTCGTCCGCGGCGCGCTCATGGCCGCGTTCGCCGTCGCCGTCGCCCTCGGACACGCCGCCATCGCCCTGCTGCTCGTCCTCGCCTTCGCGCTCACCACCCTGGGCACCCTCTTCGACAACGCCGCCACCGCGCTGCTCCCCTCCCTCGTGCCCACCGAGACCCTGGCCGCGGCCAACGCCCGCCTGATGACCGGTCAGCAGCTCGCGGGCGGCCTCCTCGCCGCCCCGCTGGTGCCCGCCCTGCTCCTCGCCGGGCCCGCCGTGCCGTACGCCGCGGACGCCGCCACCTACGTCCTGGCGGCGCTGCTCATCGCCTCCCTGCGGACCGGGGCCCCCGAGCGGCCGCCCCGCCCCGCCGGATCCACCCTCCGCGCCGAGATGGCGGAGGGACTCGCCGTCCTGCGCGCGGACCGCTCCCTGCGGTGGCTCTGCACGGCCACCACCCTCTGCAACATCGGCATGGGCGCCCTCGTCGCCACGCTCGTCGTCCTGGTCACCGACGGCCTCCACGCCGGGAACGCCGGATACGCGGCCCTCCTCACCGCCTTCGCGGCCGGCGGTGTCGCCGGCGGCTTCCTCGCCCGCCGGCTCGCCGAACGCACCGGACGGGTCCGCGCGGTGTTCCTCGCCGGCACCGTCCAGACCGGCTGCCTGGTCCTGTTGGGGACGGTCCCCGTCCTCGAGGTGTCGATCGGGGCCATGGTGGTGTTCGGCTCCATGGGGACGGTGTGGAACGTCCAGCAGACGACCCTCATGCAGGAGCGGGCCCCCGACGGCATGCTCGGCCGCATCGCCGCCGCATTCCGCACCCTCGCCGTCGCGGGCACGCCGCTCGGGGCGGTGCTGGGCGGCGCGGCGGCCGCCGGCTGGGGACCGCTCTCGCCCGCCCTCGTCGCGGCGGCGCTGTTCGCGCTCGCCGTCGCGTCACTCGCCCCCCTGATCAACTAG
- a CDS encoding RNA polymerase-binding protein RbpA produces the protein MASGNAIRGSRVGAGPMGEAERGESAPRARISFWCSNGHETQPSFASDAAIPETWDCPRCGFPAGQDRDNPPDPPRTEPYKTHLAYVRERRSDADGEAILAEALAKLRGEI, from the coding sequence GTGGCAAGTGGCAACGCGATCCGGGGAAGCCGGGTCGGGGCGGGGCCGATGGGCGAGGCCGAGCGGGGCGAATCGGCGCCGCGCGCCCGCATCTCCTTCTGGTGCTCGAACGGGCACGAGACGCAGCCGAGCTTCGCCAGCGACGCTGCGATCCCCGAGACCTGGGACTGCCCACGGTGCGGCTTCCCGGCAGGTCAGGACCGGGACAACCCGCCGGACCCGCCGCGCACGGAGCCGTACAAGACCCACCTCGCCTATGTGCGTGAGCGGCGCAGCGACGCCGACGGCGAGGCGATCCTCGCCGAAGCGCTGGCCAAGCTGCGCGGCGAGATCTGA
- the secG gene encoding preprotein translocase subunit SecG, producing the protein MGFSIALIVFSALLMLLVLMHKGKGGGLSDMFGGGMQSSVGGSSVAERNLDRITVVVGLLWFACIVVLGLLMKLDG; encoded by the coding sequence ATGGGGTTCTCGATCGCCCTGATCGTCTTCAGCGCGCTGCTGATGCTGCTCGTGCTGATGCACAAGGGGAAGGGTGGCGGCCTCTCCGACATGTTCGGTGGCGGCATGCAGTCCTCCGTGGGTGGCTCCTCGGTCGCCGAGCGCAACCTGGACCGGATCACCGTCGTGGTCGGTCTGCTCTGGTTCGCCTGCATTGTGGTACTTGGTCTGCTGATGAAGTTGGACGGGTAA
- the tpiA gene encoding triose-phosphate isomerase: protein MAGNWKMNLNHLEAIAHVQKLAFALTDKDYDACEVAVLVPFTDLRSVQTLVDGDKLKIKYGAQDISAHDSGAYTGEISGLMLSKLKCSYVAVGHSERRQYHAEDDEVCNAKVKAAFKHGVTPILCVGEGLDIRKAGQQVEYTLAQLDGGLKDVPAEQAESIVIAYEPVWAIGTGEVATPEDAQEVCGAIRGRLAELYSQELADKVRIQYGGSVKSGNVAAIMAQPDVDGALVGGAALDADEFVKIVRFRDQ from the coding sequence ATGGCGGGCAACTGGAAGATGAACCTCAACCACCTCGAGGCCATCGCCCACGTCCAGAAGCTCGCCTTCGCGCTGACGGACAAGGACTACGACGCCTGTGAGGTCGCGGTCCTGGTTCCCTTCACCGACCTGCGGTCCGTACAGACCCTGGTCGACGGCGACAAGCTCAAGATCAAGTACGGCGCCCAGGACATCTCGGCGCACGACTCCGGTGCCTACACCGGAGAGATCTCGGGCCTGATGCTGTCCAAGCTGAAGTGCTCCTACGTGGCCGTCGGCCACTCCGAGCGCCGCCAGTACCACGCCGAGGACGACGAGGTCTGCAACGCCAAGGTGAAGGCCGCCTTCAAGCACGGCGTGACCCCGATCCTCTGCGTCGGCGAGGGCCTCGACATCCGCAAGGCCGGCCAGCAGGTCGAGTACACCCTCGCCCAGCTCGACGGCGGCCTGAAGGACGTCCCGGCCGAGCAGGCCGAGTCCATCGTGATCGCGTACGAGCCGGTGTGGGCCATCGGCACCGGCGAGGTCGCGACCCCCGAGGACGCCCAGGAGGTCTGCGGGGCGATCCGCGGCCGCCTCGCCGAGCTGTACTCGCAGGAGCTGGCCGACAAGGTCCGCATCCAGTACGGCGGCTCCGTCAAGTCCGGCAACGTCGCCGCGATCATGGCGCAGCCCGACGTCGACGGCGCCCTGGTGGGCGGCGCGGCACTCGACGCCGACGAGTTCGTCAAGATCGTCCGCTTCCGCGACCAGTGA
- a CDS encoding phosphoglycerate kinase, with the protein MKTIDELLAEGVSGKRVFVRADLNVPLDGTTITDDGRIRAVVPTVKALADAGARVVVASHLGRPKGAPDPAFSLAPAAARLGELLGADVAFATDTVGESATATVAGLADGQVAVIENLRFNAGETSKDDAERGTFADRLAALADVYVGDGFGAVHRKHASVFDLPARLPHAAGYLIATEVGVLKKLTEDVRRPYVVALGGAKVSDKLGVIDHLLEKADRILIGGGMAYTFLKAQGHEVGISLLQEDQIPAVLDYLKRAKERGVEFVLPVDVLVSAEFPDLKTKAPAHPTTVAADAIPADEEGLDIGPETRKLYASKLADAGTVFWNGPMGVFEHPDYAEGTKAVAQALVDSPAFTVVGGGDSAAAVRILGFDEKAFGHISTGGGASLEYLEGKTLPGLAALED; encoded by the coding sequence ATGAAGACGATCGACGAGCTTCTCGCCGAAGGCGTCTCCGGCAAGCGGGTGTTCGTCCGCGCCGACCTCAACGTGCCGCTCGACGGCACCACCATCACCGACGACGGCCGCATCCGCGCCGTCGTCCCCACGGTCAAGGCGCTCGCCGACGCGGGTGCCCGCGTCGTGGTCGCCTCGCACCTGGGCCGCCCGAAGGGCGCCCCGGACCCGGCGTTCTCGCTCGCCCCCGCCGCCGCGCGGCTCGGTGAGCTGCTCGGCGCCGACGTGGCCTTCGCGACGGACACGGTCGGCGAGTCCGCCACCGCCACCGTCGCCGGCCTCGCCGACGGCCAGGTCGCCGTGATCGAGAACCTGCGCTTCAACGCGGGCGAGACCTCGAAGGACGACGCCGAGCGCGGCACCTTCGCGGACCGGCTCGCCGCCCTCGCCGACGTCTACGTCGGCGACGGCTTCGGCGCCGTGCACCGCAAGCACGCCTCGGTCTTCGACCTCCCGGCGCGCCTGCCGCACGCCGCGGGCTACCTCATCGCCACCGAGGTCGGCGTCCTGAAGAAGCTCACGGAGGACGTCCGGCGCCCGTACGTGGTCGCGCTCGGCGGCGCCAAGGTCTCCGACAAGCTCGGGGTGATCGACCACCTCCTGGAGAAGGCCGACCGCATCCTCATCGGCGGCGGCATGGCGTACACCTTCCTCAAGGCCCAGGGCCACGAGGTCGGCATCTCGCTGCTGCAGGAGGACCAGATCCCGGCGGTCCTGGACTACCTGAAGCGCGCCAAGGAGCGCGGCGTGGAGTTCGTGCTCCCCGTCGACGTGCTGGTCTCGGCGGAGTTCCCCGACCTGAAGACCAAGGCCCCGGCCCACCCCACCACGGTCGCCGCGGACGCCATCCCGGCGGACGAGGAGGGCCTGGACATCGGTCCGGAGACCCGTAAGCTCTACGCCTCGAAGCTCGCCGACGCCGGCACCGTCTTCTGGAACGGTCCGATGGGCGTCTTCGAGCACCCCGACTACGCCGAGGGCACCAAGGCCGTCGCCCAGGCGCTCGTCGACTCCCCGGCCTTCACGGTCGTCGGAGGCGGCGACTCCGCCGCCGCCGTCCGCATCCTGGGCTTCGACGAGAAGGCATTCGGCCACATTTCGACCGGCGGCGGCGCCTCCCTCGAATACCTCGAGGGCAAGACGCTTCCCGGCCTCGCCGCACTGGAGGACTGA
- the gap gene encoding type I glyceraldehyde-3-phosphate dehydrogenase, which produces MTIRVGINGFGRIGRNYFRALLDQGADIEIVAVNDLGDTATTAHLLKYDTILGRLKAEVTHTADTITVDGHTIKVLSERNPADIPWGELGVDIVIESTGIFTKKADAEKHLAGGAKKVLISAPASDEDITIVMGVNQDKYDPAQHNIISNASCTTNCVAPMAKVLDENFGIVKGLMTTVHAYTNDQRILDFPHKDLRRARAAAENIIPTTTGAAKATALVLPQLKGKLDGIAMRVPVPTGSATDLVVTLDREVTKDEVNAAFKKAADDGDLKGILYYTEDPIVSSDIVSDPASCTFDASLTMVQEGSTVKILGWYDNEWGYSNRLVDLTVFVGGQL; this is translated from the coding sequence GTGACGATCCGCGTAGGCATCAACGGCTTTGGCCGCATCGGCCGGAACTACTTCCGCGCGCTCCTTGATCAGGGTGCGGACATCGAGATCGTGGCTGTCAACGACCTGGGCGACACCGCGACCACGGCCCACCTGCTGAAGTACGACACCATTCTGGGACGCCTCAAGGCCGAGGTCACCCACACCGCCGACACCATCACCGTCGACGGCCACACCATCAAGGTGCTCTCCGAGCGCAACCCGGCCGACATCCCCTGGGGTGAGCTGGGCGTCGACATCGTCATCGAGTCGACCGGCATCTTCACCAAGAAGGCCGACGCCGAGAAGCACCTGGCCGGCGGCGCGAAGAAGGTCCTCATCTCGGCTCCGGCCAGCGACGAGGACATCACCATCGTCATGGGCGTCAACCAGGACAAGTACGACCCGGCGCAGCACAACATCATCTCGAACGCGTCCTGCACGACCAACTGCGTCGCGCCGATGGCGAAGGTCCTCGACGAGAACTTCGGCATCGTCAAGGGCCTGATGACCACGGTCCACGCGTACACCAACGACCAGCGCATCCTGGACTTCCCGCACAAGGACCTGCGCCGCGCCCGCGCCGCCGCGGAGAACATCATCCCGACCACGACGGGCGCCGCCAAGGCCACCGCGCTGGTCCTGCCGCAGCTCAAGGGCAAGCTCGACGGCATCGCGATGCGCGTCCCGGTCCCGACCGGCTCCGCCACCGACCTGGTCGTGACGCTCGACCGCGAGGTCACCAAGGACGAGGTCAACGCCGCGTTCAAGAAGGCCGCCGACGACGGCGACCTCAAGGGCATCCTGTACTACACCGAGGACCCGATCGTGTCCTCGGACATCGTGAGTGACCCGGCTTCCTGCACCTTCGACGCCTCCCTGACCATGGTCCAGGAAGGCAGCACGGTGAAGATCCTGGGCTGGTACGACAACGAGTGGGGCTACTCCAACCGTCTCGTCGACCTCACCGTCTTCGTCGGCGGCCAGCTCTAA